Part of the Parambassis ranga chromosome 16, fParRan2.1, whole genome shotgun sequence genome, AGAAAGGCTGGCACTTGTCCATTCAATTAATGGACAAGTGCCATTAATTACATTATAATACTGCTTAATAGCAATTAAGCAGTATTATAATGTAATAATGAACTAAAATATATCCAATACTGGTACTCAAACACAAACTTGAATTTGTGTGGCcccacaaacatgtttttgtcatgtCTCAGACAGACTTACCTCCTCTGCAGGCCTGAATAAAAAACATCTTGGGTTTGTTTTGTAGCAGTGGACAGTGCGCATTGTCAAAGGCCTCAAACACCCAGTCAAGCTGAAATTAGAGACACAAGCTACCCATTAAATGTCTGAAGTAATTATTTGCAGCTTTACCCTTGAATGACATACATTAGAAATCTACAACACTACTGAAGAGAGTCACCTGCAGAAGTTGGCCATCTTTTCCATATACAGCTCCCTCCACTCCGTGAGACAgcagacacaccacacagctGTCCACTGACTGGTGGTCTGACTGTCTGCTGAAATTCTCAATGCATGTCTTCATATCCTACACAAACAATATACACAGAGTGTAGTCAGCATAAACTGTAAGAAAAGTCAAAATCTCCCCTCTATTCTGTTTTTCCAAGACCGCTTCATCAAGTCAGTCTACACAGAGTTAAATTAGTTAAAAGTAAAGTGTTTGCTCTGTGATAGTATTTCCAATCTCCCACTCAGGAGGAGTGGGACTGGAACAAACAAACTTTCCAGGAAGGAAACCTTTATACATCAGTCTATCATATACAGGCACATTGTACTGAACTAAACAAAACCAAGTTACTTTCCTCAAAATCATTTTAGGTCAGAATGCAGCTCAGGTTTATAATTAACCTGCTTCTTATCAAATAAACAAGAGGAATGGTTCACATTTCAAAGCTTGCGTGTGTATCTTACCTGAGCAGTGAGGTCTCTGTAGACAGTAACAAGGTAGTCGAGCTCTGTAAAGACCTTCCTGAGGACCTCATCATCCACCTCACCCCCCTTCCTAGGGTCAAGTTCAGTGGTGGCACAAGAGTCAAACGTCACATTGCTGATCACCAAGGCAAGGCCACGAGGGGATGAATTCATTTTGTAAGACTGTAGCAGGACAAGACAGCATGAGGAACAAAAAAGACATGAAGGGTGACAATTTCTCATTGAGTACAAAGCATAAGTATAATCTACCTGCTGGCAGTGAGAGTGGTAAAAGTCGAGGGTGCATGGTAGAACGGGAGCATTGATGGGACTGTCTGCATCAAGACTAAACTCCATAGAATCTGCAACAGACatcaaaacagacaaacattcaGACACTGGGGTAATCTGCTTTATTCAAAAATCTCTGTTTGTTTAACACTGCTGCTAACAGTAGTGTgacaaaacaaactgtaacaAACTTTGTACAACAGAGCTGTGGATGAGTCATTCTAGGGGTGTGGTTCCTGCAGGTTTCAGACAGTAGctacacattcacacaactaCAGTCCTACAGTTCTCTCTGAGATAAAGTTACATAAGTGATCACAATAGGTTGCTGACAACAATATATAACAACAATTTAACgatgttttgttaaattatgtGCCTTAAAATGAAAAAGTTAACAGAGTTAACCCAGTGTCTCCAGGGAAACAAATACTGACAACAGCAACAGACATTATGGACTCTACTTTAACCTGAATGCACTTAGGATCCAATGTAATAACTAACCATGTGTTCTTGCCCTCTTGGCAGCAAATTCCTCCTGAGTTGGAAGTGGCAGGGAAGAGTTCACAAACCcctgaaattaaaaaattatgcacatcattaaaaaaacagttgcCACATCAGGTAGGAACCGTTTTTGCTCTCTGTAGCGGCAGCTGTTTATTGTTATGGTAATATGacatctctgctgtgtgactACCTCAGGTGGCCATCTGAATATATAATATGAGATACATTTTGTGAGTCTCACATCAATTGGCTCCTTTTTTCCTGTGGTCTTTGTCCTCAGTCTCTCCCTGTTCCTGTGGTTCTCCTTGACTGAGACAGACTCTCTGACTCTGAGCTCCTAAAGCTGTCTGAGGCTTGTACTGGGCAGGATGTGGGACTGCTCACCTCTCTATCAACTGAAGACCACATTACTGCAGCTTAAGTACATCTGGTGACCATGAAAGCCCCTTAAAAGCTTGGtttatgatttgtttttagcCAGTCTtcatcatgaaaaaaaatacaaatatcaaCACTGACAATGCCTGCAGTAATCATGTGTTGAGGAGTTATATGTGCTTTGCTCACCTGTCTTTTCTTCGCTGTTCTTTCCATGACCAGTTGCCCTGCCTTTCCCTCTGGCTCTTCCTCAGGCTGAACACTCTGTGAGCAGAAAACAGTCTAAGAACTGCACTAAATCTAGTAATAATCtgatgtgtgtattgtgtggtGATCCTTAGCAAATTACACACTCACATCTGCATGCATCCCTCTGCCATTTTTCTCTACTGACTGTGCGAGCAGATCacacaggtgctgctgctgagtttcctggagagcagagcagaagctgCTAAAGGCTCTGGGTCCTCGCTTTGGTAAGAGTTGTAACAAACGCCAGCTACGTTTCTGAGATGTCTGCTCTACCTAGAGAAAAagaacagaactgatgaagttTTTCTGCAAAACATTCATGACACACcatgaagaaaaaacagaaggcCACTAGTGATGGCCATTTGAgtaaaagaaggaaaaagattATCCTTGTTAAAACACTTGTTAAAAGAGCAAGTGCAATTTTGGTGGTATTCTCAAATATCTGAAAGGAGGTCAGCAACCTTTTCATTTCTGATGTAGTGATTTTGcttcacttaaaacacatttattggcGAATTTTAAAAGCACATCAAAATGTTTACTCTGATTGGGAACTAGCACTAGAGGTTCTGGAAACTGTGAAACACAAATTTAACCCATGGGCCAAAACTTGACCATAACATTTACCACAGTTGCTGATGGCAAATTAAGCAGGCAACAGTCTGTTGATTGGTTATTGACTGTTGATTaggttgtttgtgtctgtgtgcacatacCATGATGCTCTCTGCCATCCCTTCAGTTAGGATGTCGTCAGCCTGCAGCGCCTGAATGAACAGCTCATCCACAACCAACTCTTTGCACAGAGTAACAGAGCGTCTCCGAAGAGTCTGCCTGTCCCTCTCCAGCATGCCACACTCAAACATTTTGCACCAGCAAGCTGTAAACAGAATAGGTAAGAACACAAATGAACTTCCTTAACAAAAACATGGGATCTGTGGTGCGTTCCTGCAAGTCTGTCCATGCTGCGACCAGTCAGCATCAtgtcactgtttactttttCCTATTCTCGCTCAACTCGACATGTCACTATGAGGATACATCAACTACTATTCCCTTGGCGCTACATTAAACTATGACGGCCTATAACTAACAAACAACATGACACACGAATAAAGTTAAGGTACAGTACATGATTGAGCGATACAAAATCAGCATCGACGCTAGCCGAGCAATGCAGGTGTAAGCAACACAAAGCGATAACACGCTGAGAATGTTACCAGGAAAATTACTGATTCGATCATGTTAGCAGCATGTTATCATACTAACTTGAGTAATaatacaacacattattttgaCAGTTAACGCTAACCTGGTGGCTAATTAGAGATGCTAGCTGGCTAACTAGCTAACTACGACTTTTTCCTACAATATCATTCCTGGTATGCGCTTCATTCCAAACTCGCCACTTACCGTCCTTCTTTTCCTGCAACAGAACACCCAACCGTTCGGGGAAATACACTTTTATGTCTTCGTGTTTGACGCTATTTCACGCAAATTAACAACATCTCGGTTCTGCTCCACAAACCAACTTCCGCGGGGTACCCACTCTGGCAATGAGGGGCGGGGCTACGGTATCGCGGTTGCCAGTTCTGACCAATTAGAGTGGAAAGAATTTTGAGTAGCAGTTTGGGTAGCCAATCATCTGTTTTAATATTCCCCCTTCTAAAGGATAGTAGaggaatttgaatttgaatctGTTTTCTCTAAATAAGTGGCCAATTGATAAGGACGCTTTGAAAACGGACAAAAACATCTCGCCAATAGTAAGCCATTTAAAAGAGGATGGACCCAATAAGACAGACACTAAGTGGGATTTAAAATAAAACGTTATAGTGATGTTATGATTCGTCGTAAACAATTATTGTAAAATAAACATAGGATTAGGACTGGAGGCTAACTCTCACTTTCACAGTTTAATGGGCCAGCCTTACTTATTGAGAATACAAACATTATTTATGTGTGCCAGTAATAATGCaatttggccatcatgcacacctctctctctctctctctctctctctctctctcccactgtcCTTCAGTTTCCCTTTCTTACTTCCctttccacctctctctctctctctcgctctctcgctcgctctctctctctctccttcaccctcCCCTGCTGTCTACCTCCTCAccctcactgtgtgtgctgtcaaTAATTGATGATTCTTACCGACTCAAAGGGTAACAGGTCCAGCAGAAAATGTCTCACTcgtttctttatttatttacaagtCTATCTTCAAGCTCAGTCAGAGTGTGAGACCTCCACAAGTGTTTATTTGGGATCGATGGCATGTAGCAGCCTGAGGGTGTCCATTTCTTGGTTCGTTGGCAGCGACTGCACCTGTGTGAGTATGAGCAGGTTAATGCAGCCTGTCTGGctgacagcaggacagagggaggaaagggAAGCTTTAAATGAGTGAGAGGCAgggggcagagaggaagaggaggaggaggaggaggaggagtgactCTCAGAATGATAGAGTGAATTAATTCAACCTTAGCCAGCTCTGACTGATTGGTACCAAACTGGCATTTACAAACATACACAGTGATACCAAAGCcatggagagagaaaagaggaatgACTTGTCCTTCTCCAGAAAGAGAAGTTTCACTTTTGGGGCATATGGCAGGTGAGTTAATACGTCTTAAAATTAGGACTGACGTTCACCACAAAAAGTCAGTTAGATGAACTATTTTGGGATGTAAGTCTGTTTAAGAACAGTCAGCTCTAAGTCGCTCTCACTTCCTTGTTTACAGTGTGGACAGATTCACGTGTGGTGATGAGACGAGGTGAGGCTTTATGTGTCTTTTTGCTCAAACGGTGCTTTATTGTAAGAACTGAGAGAGGAGTGACAGACTGTGCTGTGTTGCTGTGCATGAAtgaacctgttgctgcagaCCTGACTCCACAGAGGACAACTTGCTGGATATCCTGGACTCTCCTGCCAGTGAGAGCAAGCCCTTCATTTCTTCCAGCAGCAGCCAGAGGGTGATACCACAATGTTCACCATTCTCCTTTGATTCATGTATTTTCTACAACATTGTCCTGCATTTGTGAGACGTGTCCATTTGTGCCTGAAGCCATTATGTTCCTCTTCTTCccctgtgtttctccttccctTTCTCTGCACTGCAACATTTCTGTCTGACGGCTCAGGACACAGAGCTGTTTGAAATCATTGAGAAGCTGCAGGTGGGTTACAGCATGATTTATTGGTCATGtgccgcgtgtgtgtgtgtgtctgaacagcAAACGTTTTGTTACCATCAATGCTCTTGTCGATTAGGGCAGCAGGATCGATGAGCAGCGGTGTGAATTCCCCCTGCCTCTGAAGGTTAGTCTCCTGCATCGTAAAAAAACACAGCGcctgctccacacacagcagccgtgtgtgtgtgtcagagtctAGTGTGTTGACACTGACCTTTTCTGAATTGACATAATACATGTTTCGCCAAGCAATCATCAGGTGctcatttgtgtcttttttagtCTCAGCTTTTGACCATAGGTGGAGACCTACCACTCATCCTCCCATCCAAACTGGGGGGATACTGGATAGACCCTCCTCTGGAGAGGCTTGTCGATGTGAGTCCCACTTCCTCCCACTATGGCCTCGATCCAGAGAGCTACGACATCATGGAGAGAGATGGTGAGGCCAAAATTTACCATGAGTTCTTCCGCTCACGAGTAAGTAGACTTTATCTAAAGTCTTGTTGTCCATCTTGTACTTGTGCTTATTTATGATCACTTTTTTCCCTCagtatcatcactcattcacaGCAGTGGATCCATCTCTGGGACCATTGGTTCTCTCTGTatgtttggaggaggaggagaacaagctACGGGTGATACTGAGGTTAAGAGCGTTATTATCTTTATATATCCAGacaaaacattcacacagtTTTGGGCTTTGTCCTTCAAAAATATGTGATTCCTTCTGCATATACATGGGATGATTGACCGATTGGAGAGTTATACAGCTCTGGTTAAAACATGCAGGTCCTCACTTTGAGTGAAAGTCTTGtagtatttctgtttttgagTGTGGTCTGACTCTGGCTTTCATTCAGCTGAACTGGTTTGGCCCCCTCAGACTACTACCTTGTCTCCAAAATGAAGAGGGGGCTCAGTGGTTGCCATTAATTGTTACAGTAAGGATAATGATGTGATTGTTGATATTGATCATTGTCTGGAGGTCCAAGATGCTGACATCTACACAGAGGCAAACTGTGGACTCACAACCACTGAACTAAGTATGTAAGGGAACTGCACTGAAAATGCATGTGTTGAAATCCTTGTACCTTATAGGCCACAAACTTTTTAATCAGCCTGTGTATATGCTCATTTGTGAAGATGGTCAAGTCAGTTGTTACAGATGTATAGATGGGTTTTTCTGACTGAAGAGTGGataatatatatttgcatatatATCTCGCAGGATGAAGGAGTGCTCTCTGCACGGAGTTTTCTCTGTAACTCTTTTCCCCAACATCCCGTCTGCAGTTGAACTAGCAAAGGTATCGCTCTACTCATTCAACGGTAAAATacttaagagaaaaaaataaaatgctctcTTACAATAAAGCACAGAAATATCACCAGACAAGATAAAATGTCACGAGtaaataaaaggaaaatgtATGTATTATGCAGGGAATTGCAGTGTTTGTGGCaaacacactggtcctttaggGTAAACAAAGAAATATTTATTTCACACACTGGCTGAGTAAGATGtgcttgtgatttttttttcctagatGCTCTGTGACAGAGTGGCTGTCTCAAAGTTTGATGTGGTCAGCTACCTCAAGGTAATGCTCTAAATAAAACACGAAAGTCACCGCAGCAGGAATATGAACAGAGTTACCACTGACGCTCAGCTCTGCAGGCTGATAGGGAGCCAGTATGCTCAATAACAGCACCCTGAAACTGAAGCAGccatttatttcattattacaTCTGCACTTTTCTTGTAACCCTCTTTCCTGTTTCTCTCAGGCTCCAGAACTTATAGGCACTTTTGATGAGCACAGAGTGTCTCCTAATTTCAAGTTTGGTGTATTGTACCAAAAAGACGGGCAGGTAACAACACTGACAGAATGATGGCGCCATATTATAACCAGTCCTTCTCAGATGCCATGTGTCTCTCCGTTCAGTTCACTGAAGAGGACATACTGAGTAACAACGAGGAAAGTGAAGAATTTAAAGAGTTCCTGTCTGTTTTGGGAAATACAGTTCAGCTGCAAGGATTCACAGGGTAACACTGTCCAGAGATGACtaaagaaatgtgaaaaatcACATGACTTCTGCTCCTCACTCCCCTCTTCTCAGCTTCAGAGGAGGCCTGGATGTGTGTCACggccagacaggaagtgaggccGTCTTCACTTCCTTTCATGGGAGACAGATCATGTTCCATGTCGCAACCAAACTGCCATACACAGAGGGTGACCCACAGCAGGTCAGTTTACTGCTTGATCCTCAGCCAGTCCTGCACTGCTGATTCACCTGACATTGatgtttctccttctcctcccccctTGTAGTTACAAAGGAAAAGACACATTGGTAATGACATTGTAGCTTTGGTCTACCAGGATGGCCAAACTCCGTTTCTGTCTGATGTTATTAAGTCCCACTTCCTGCACTGCTTCCTGGTGGTGAGGAGGATTCAGAGGGAAGGGGAGGCAGGTGGAGCGGCGTACCAGGCCAGTATTCATACCCATATTTTACCCTGATTTATCATAATTCATGTTATTTACTTGCTGGTCTCCACTTTGTGGTTTGCACAGCAAGCTAACCCCTGCTGGTGCTAACAGTCAACAAGCAATATCTCACCATGGCAGGTAGCCATGTGTAGATCTGATGCCATCTCCAGACAAAGTCAGCTCTAagtttctctcttcttcacAGGTGTCGGTCACAGCCAGAGAGGATGTTCCTCCTTTTGGTCCAGTCCTCCCAGATCCTCCCATCTTCACTGATGTGAGACAGGGttaatttattgttttgttgttgtctgagTCAACAAAGTTGAAGTTAAACATACCTGCACTACTTGCCGCCTTGCTCAAGGTATTACAGTTAAGTTTGTTTTAATTCTATCCTTCAGCGTTCCCAGCTGAGAGAATTCCTCCTGACCAAACTCATCAATGCAGAGATTTCCTGCTATAAGGCCGAGCAGTTCAGCAGACTGGAGGTACAGAGAGGCACTCTGATGTTCTCCTTATGTGAACAGGCTGATTCTCTAACTTCACCCTCTCCCCTGTGAATGGTCTTGTCCCTCTGATTCTCTCATGAAGCTCCGCACTCGCTCTTCACTCCTAGAGAGCTTGCAGGCTGAACTCCTCTCCCGTTCTCAGTGCATGATGGGAGATCCATCACTGGCTGCTGTGTCTACATCTGACAGTGGGCGGGGGGCATCTGAAGGAAGCGGTGGTTTTATTGAAAACTTTAAGGTAAATGTTGGTGAGAAAGCGTCCATATCATTTTTCACTTTACTGGTTTAACTTCAGTTTATTTCTCTGCTCATAGAGAGCCATTCGAGTTCGGAGCCATTCTTTTGAGACTCTCGGAGTACCCCGGAAGATTGTTGGCAGCACATCACAAAAACCAAAGGTAAAACTACAGAGTGGAATAGATGTTTAAgtgaataaataatttttttaatatttaattatattttttcttcttttacaggcagagaaagatggagaatgGTGAGACTCAGTCAAACAGCTGAAAAAAGTCTTTACGTGGTGAGGAAGTAACACAAATAATGTTCTGTCTTTTTAGTGAGAAGTCTCCAGGACCCTCACCTGCTGACAGTTTGGGGGCAACTGAACTCAAAGATCAAGCAAGTCCTCAGGAAGAGACATAAAAGGACATGATAAACTGAAGATTATAACACAAATATTAGATGGTTACAGCTTTATTATCCAGGTGAACGGCATATATGTAAATAGAATGTTTAAGTAAATAGTTTTATCTGAAAATACTATTTTACTGTCATGGAGGTGGTATTCTagataaatatgaatatttaaattGTATTTGAGTAAAAAGTTTTACAAGAAATGAGTATGAGTTTCATATGTCTGTGATAAGTTTAGATAAAATTATGAATTAAGAATTATGATTAAAAATGAGTTTATTGATACCAATAAAACATGATCTGTAATTATGAAACCCTTCCTTAAGTATGTATATTTTGACTAATACCAAAACAGTAAAAGTTCAGTGAGACATTGTGCTTCATTTAAGACGTGTAGTAATGATGTCTgggtgttttctttcatttgtccATATAGGCATGAATGAAGGTGTGAATATACTGGCCAAACAATCAATTAAGTGTGTAAACATCAATTAAGTGTGCCTACATCAGCTCTGTGCTAGATTCTTGTTCTCACCGGTGGAGGAGTACATTGATTTGCCATTGATGTTTCTGCTTTGTATGACAACATACAATTGATGGATAAAAAACGCGACCCCTGCTGGAGGAAGTACTACACGTTTTTAGTGAGACGATTTgtttggggaggggggggaacTACACACTCCTGTCCAGCAGGTGGCGATAAGTCACCCACCGTCTTGCAATACAGGAAGTAGAAGACGAATGCAgcgtagaagaagaaaacaaagatggccGACGGTCACTGAGTTGTAGCTGTAGTGGTTTCTTGTCGCTGTTCACACACCGACGGTCAGACATTTTACTGAGCTTGTCCATGCTGCTTGTAGCTCTAGCTAAAAGTGACTAGCTTCAAGCTCACTGACAGGTCTAGCTGATCAAACGGCGATTGATGCTAATTCCGCTAAATACTGATTACTGTGTTTGTTAAAAGTAGCAGTATCTTCTGTCGATACGTTTCAGCTATATTTTTAAACTGCATATTGATTAGGTCTGCGTCAGTGAACTTTGACACACAGGGCACTGAAGCCTCCTGCTTCACAAACACATTAGGTGTCACTGCAACAAAAGTCTCTGCAGTCCTCGGGATGACCTCCAAGAAAGTGATCGAGTTGTTTTATGATGTGGTGTCTCCTTACTCCTGGCTTGGCTTTGAGGTCTGTGCTTTTTCTTGATGTCTGCTTGAGGTGCAGAGtagtagtttttatttttaaactttacATTCATTTGTCTTCACAGGTCATGTGTCGATACAGAAAAGTGTGGAACATAGAGCTCAAACTGCGCCCTGCATATCTAGCAGGCATCATGCAAGGAGCAGGTCAGTCAATATTAGACCAGGTGTCTGATATTTGAACTGTTGCAGGACATGCTGCATAATCATATCCGCTTGGACACGGGCTGTTGATTATCATATTTCATATAATGTTTGTCTTTCATGGCAGGAAACAAGCCTCCTGGACTGGTTCCAAACAAATTTATGTACATGACCAAGGATCTTCACCGCTTATCAGAGTACTTTGATGTTCCTTTGCAGCCACCATCTGACCCCTTTGAGGCCATGTTCCAAAAAGGTACATACAAGTAAAGTTAATGCATTAACATGTCATTGGATTAATATTTTTGGTAATCCCTATATAGTAATTTCAATATGACTGTGGTACTTTCTGGTATCCTTTTGTGGTCAGAACACGGCTGTGGTTGCAGACAGGTAAACAGTCAGGTGTGAAGAGCTAACATCCTGTCAGCTAGCCTGTACCTAAACATATTTTTGCTTCTGTGACACTATTCTATACTATAACATTGATATATGAAGTCcatctttgttgtctttgttcagGACAGTTGTAGCACTTGTTTATTGATTATGATGGAGAATGTCAGGCTTAGTCTCTTTTCCCAGGCACCTTGGCTGCAATGAGGTTTGTTGTAGCTGTGCAAGAGAGGGAGGTGGGTGGAGACGAGCAGGTGGAGAAGGTGTCCCGTGAGCTGTGGAGAAGGATCTGGAGTGAAGATAAAGATATCACTCAACCTGCATCGCTCTCCGAggtacaaacatacacacaacctgGATGCATTTCAAAAGGAATTTTTtacacagttttatttttaaatatgcatttatttattttgcaggcTGCAATGAAAGCAGGATTGTCTGACAGTGAGATTAAGGAAGTGCTGAAGCTCTGCACCACAAAGGACATAAAAGACAAGCTTAGGAGCACAACAgaggatgcacttaactatggGGTTAGTTGTTCTTGATCAATAACATCAATAGTAAGTGAAAAGACATTACAGTGTTAAACTAAATCTGTCCTCTAACCCTTTCCCAGGCATTTGGATTCCCCATGCTGGTGTGTCACATTAATGGAAAGCCAGAGATGTTTTTTGGGTCCGACAGATTTGAGCTGATGGCCCACTGCATTGGTAAGACAGAAGATGTTCGTAAGAAGCCTGTTAAACAAACAGTAGTTTGCAGTAGTTAAATGACGTGATTCTCAACAATGATGGTCAGCACTGAGACTCTACTTTTGTTCTCTGTTCCAGGAGAGAAGTGGATTGGTCCTAAACCTGACAAACAAGCTGCAAAGCTGTGAGAAGAAAACTGCCTTCAAGTctccacaataaaaaaatacactaaAAATGTATAGTCAGTGCCTTCTGAACCTAAGAAGTACTTTACTTTTACTTAACTAGTAGTGTGAATAATGTACCATACAATTATGGTACATAAAATTGTAAACTATGTGCCTATGTGTCCAGACAGAT contains:
- the casp2 gene encoding caspase-2 isoform X4, translated to MFECGMLERDRQTLRRRSVTLCKELVVDELFIQALQADDILTEGMAESIMVEQTSQKRSWRLLQLLPKRGPRAFSSFCSALQETQQQHLCDLLAQSVEKNGRGMHADGFVNSSLPLPTQEEFAAKRARTHDSMEFSLDADSPINAPVLPCTLDFYHSHCQQSYKMNSSPRGLALVISNVTFDSCATTELDPRKGGEVDDEVLRKVFTELDYLVTVYRDLTAQDMKTCIENFSRQSDHQSVDSCVVCLLSHGVEGAVYGKDGQLLQLDWVFEAFDNAHCPLLQNKPKMFFIQACRGDEMDCGVEQIDGPVRTCSPSCEQRDAGREGQADAASRSRGDMGRPRIKLPQRSDMICGFASLKGTAAMRNTKRGSWFIQELNKALRLHSRDTHLADILVQVNSRIKEREGYAPGTAHHRCKEMSEFTSSLCKDLYLFPKYQPQY
- the casp2 gene encoding caspase-2 isoform X1, which codes for MFECGMLERDRQTLRRRSVTLCKELVVDELFIQALQADDILTEGMAESIMVEQTSQKRSWRLLQLLPKRGPRAFSSFCSALQETQQQHLCDLLAQSVEKNGRGMHADSVQPEEEPEGKAGQLVMERTAKKRQGFVNSSLPLPTQEEFAAKRARTHDSMEFSLDADSPINAPVLPCTLDFYHSHCQQSYKMNSSPRGLALVISNVTFDSCATTELDPRKGGEVDDEVLRKVFTELDYLVTVYRDLTAQDMKTCIENFSRQSDHQSVDSCVVCLLSHGVEGAVYGKDGQLLQLDWVFEAFDNAHCPLLQNKPKMFFIQACRGDEMDCGVEQIDGPVRTCSPSCEQRDAGREGQADAASRSRGDMGRPRIKLPQRSDMICGFASLKGQRISTAAMRNTKRGSWFIQELNKALRLHSRDTHLADILVQVNSRIKEREGYAPGTAHHRCKEMSEFTSSLCKDLYLFPKYQPQY
- the casp2 gene encoding caspase-2 isoform X2, giving the protein MFECGMLERDRQTLRRRSVTLCKELVVDELFIQALQADDILTEGMAESIMVEQTSQKRSWRLLQLLPKRGPRAFSSFCSALQETQQQHLCDLLAQSVEKNGRGMHADSVQPEEEPEGKAGQLVMERTAKKRQGFVNSSLPLPTQEEFAAKRARTHDSMEFSLDADSPINAPVLPCTLDFYHSHCQQSYKMNSSPRGLALVISNVTFDSCATTELDPRKGGEVDDEVLRKVFTELDYLVTVYRDLTAQDMKTCIENFSRQSDHQSVDSCVVCLLSHGVEGAVYGKDGQLLQLDWVFEAFDNAHCPLLQNKPKMFFIQACRGDEMDCGVEQIDGPVRTCSPSCEQRDAGREGQADAASRSRGDMGRPRIKLPQRSDMICGFASLKGTAAMRNTKRGSWFIQELNKALRLHSRDTHLADILVQVNSRIKEREGYAPGTAHHRCKEMSEFTSSLCKDLYLFPKYQPQY
- the casp2 gene encoding caspase-2 isoform X3, translating into MFECGMLERDRQTLRRRSVTLCKELVVDELFIQALQADDILTEGMAESIMVEQTSQKRSWRLLQLLPKRGPRAFSSFCSALQETQQQHLCDLLAQSVEKNGRGMHADGFVNSSLPLPTQEEFAAKRARTHDSMEFSLDADSPINAPVLPCTLDFYHSHCQQSYKMNSSPRGLALVISNVTFDSCATTELDPRKGGEVDDEVLRKVFTELDYLVTVYRDLTAQDMKTCIENFSRQSDHQSVDSCVVCLLSHGVEGAVYGKDGQLLQLDWVFEAFDNAHCPLLQNKPKMFFIQACRGDEMDCGVEQIDGPVRTCSPSCEQRDAGREGQADAASRSRGDMGRPRIKLPQRSDMICGFASLKGQRISTAAMRNTKRGSWFIQELNKALRLHSRDTHLADILVQVNSRIKEREGYAPGTAHHRCKEMSEFTSSLCKDLYLFPKYQPQY
- the rap1gapl gene encoding rap1 GTPase-activating protein 2 is translated as MEREKRNDLSFSRKRSFTFGAYGSVDRFTCGDETRPDSTEDNLLDILDSPASESKPFISSSSSQRDTELFEIIEKLQGSRIDEQRCEFPLPLKSQLLTIGGDLPLILPSKLGGYWIDPPLERLVDVSPTSSHYGLDPESYDIMERDGEAKIYHEFFRSRYHHSFTAVDPSLGPLVLSVCLEEEENKLRVILRMKECSLHGVFSVTLFPNIPSAVELAKMLCDRVAVSKFDVVSYLKAPELIGTFDEHRVSPNFKFGVLYQKDGQFTEEDILSNNEESEEFKEFLSVLGNTVQLQGFTGFRGGLDVCHGQTGSEAVFTSFHGRQIMFHVATKLPYTEGDPQQLQRKRHIGNDIVALVYQDGQTPFLSDVIKSHFLHCFLVVRRIQREGEAGGAAYQVSVTAREDVPPFGPVLPDPPIFTDRSQLREFLLTKLINAEISCYKAEQFSRLELRTRSSLLESLQAELLSRSQCMMGDPSLAAVSTSDSGRGASEGSGGFIENFKRAIRVRSHSFETLGVPRKIVGSTSQKPKAEKDGECEKSPGPSPADSLGATELKDQASPQEET
- the LOC114447945 gene encoding glutathione S-transferase kappa 1-like, whose translation is MTSKKVIELFYDVVSPYSWLGFEVMCRYRKVWNIELKLRPAYLAGIMQGAGNKPPGLVPNKFMYMTKDLHRLSEYFDVPLQPPSDPFEAMFQKGTLAAMRFVVAVQEREVGGDEQVEKVSRELWRRIWSEDKDITQPASLSEAAMKAGLSDSEIKEVLKLCTTKDIKDKLRSTTEDALNYGAFGFPMLVCHINGKPEMFFGSDRFELMAHCIGEKWIGPKPDKQAAKL